In Neomonachus schauinslandi chromosome 6, ASM220157v2, whole genome shotgun sequence, a genomic segment contains:
- the LOC110573353 gene encoding olfactory receptor 10R2-like — protein MLIQEDALSRPDVSETPGSSGFLEGLTCTFDNCWKQLLSDLCCLFLHSCSLLVNLGDQVNQAIFSSVTEFLLLGFSNLGEMQLILFAVFLCLYLIILSGNITTVTVICLDRSLHVPMYFFLGILSISETCYTFVILPKMLINLLSLLRTISFINCATQMFFFFGFAVTNCMLLGVMSYDCYAAVCHPLWYPVLMSWPVCGHLAATCALIGFLFSLIGSLLVFELPFCGLNKINHYFCDISPVIQLACTETYINELVIFIGGVLALMVPLTFICISYGFIVHTILKIPSTDGKQKAFSTCASHLTVVIAHYGCASSVYLRPSAKFSSNKDRLVTMTYTVVTPLLNPMVYSFRNKDVQMAIRKVIARGRFYPKARDENTLRP, from the exons ATGCTTATTCAGGAAGATGCACTGAGCAGACCAGATGTCTCAGAAACCCCGGGATCCAGCGGCTTTTTGGAAGGACTCACGTGCACATTTGACAATTGCTGGAAGCAGCTGTTGTCAGATCTCTGCTG TCTGTTCCTTCATTCCTGTTCTCTGCTGGTCAATCTTGGGGACCAAGTGAACCAGGCTATCTTCTCCTCTGTCACAGAGTTCCTGTTGCTGGGGTTCTCCAACCTTGGAGAAATGCAGCTCATCCTCTTTGCTGTATTTCTGTGCCTGTATCTGATTATTCTGAGTGGGAACATCACCACTGTCACTGTCATATGCCTGGATCGCAGCCTCCATGTACCTATGTACTTCTTCCTGGGGATCCTCTCCATCTCTGAGACATGCTACACCTTTGTCATCCTGCCCAAGATGCTCATAAATCTGTTGTCTCTGCTCAGAACAATCTCATTTATTAACTGTGCCACtcagatgtttttcttctttggttttgCTGTCACTAATTGCATGCTGCTGGGGGTCATGAGTTATGACTGCTATGCTGCTGTCTGTCATCCACTTTGGTACCCTGTCCTAATGAGCTGGCCGGTATGTGGACACCTGGCAGCCACTTGTGCTCTGATTGGCTTTTTGTTCTCGCTGATAGGCTCCCTGTTAGTCTTTGAACTCCCTTTCTGTGGTCTCAATAAAATCAACCACTACTTCTGTGACATTTCACCAGTTATCCAGCTTGCCTGTACTGAAACCTACATCAATGAGCTGGTCATCTTCATTGGTGGAGTTCTAGCCCTCATGGTCCCCCTGACTTTCATCTGCATATCTTATGGCTTTATTGTCCATACCATCCTGAAGATCCCATCCACTGATGGCAAGCAGAAAGCCTTCTCCACCTGTGCCTCCCACCTCACTGTGGTCATTGCCCACTATGGCTGTGCTTCCTCTGTCTACCTGCGGCCCTCAGCCAAGTTCTCATCTAACAAAGACAGGCTTGTGACAATGACCTACACAGTTGTGACTCCATTGTTGAACCCAATGGTGTATAGCTTCAGGAACAAAGATGTCCAGATGGCCATACGGAAAGTGATTGCCAGAGGAAGATTTTATCCTAAAGCTCGTGATGAGAATACTTTGCGTCCATGA